The DNA region CATAAATGTTCCTAAGACCACACGTCCAGGAGTTGGGGCAAGGGTAGGGCTGGAGTACGTCGTCAAGAAGTAGGGTGTTGAGGAGGCGCCGGTTCGCTGGCAGACCCACCGTCTCAGGCACCGCCGGGCTGGAAGAGGAATGGAAGTATGGAGAATGTCCTCAACGTTGCAAAGTACATCATCGAGCATGAGAGGCAGAACAAGAGGCCGTTGACCGGGATGAAGCTGCAGAAGTTGCTTTATTACGCTCAGGTTTACTCGGTCATCCTCAGGGATGAGAAGCTGTTCGATGCGGATTTTTACGCCTGGAAAAATGGTTGTGTCGCCCCGGTTGTTGAGGAGCTACACCATGGGTACTTTCACATCCCTGCCAGCTTCCCTGGTGAGTCGGCAGCACTCCAGCCGGACAGCACAAGGGTCCTTCGCTTGACGCTGAGAGACCAGGCCAGGCTGACCGCCGAGGAGCTTTCTGACCGCAATCATAAAGAGCTGCCATGGCACGTCGCCTACGAGCAGGCCAAGCAGCTCGGGATGGTGCATCCAAATTCTTGGAAGACGGAGATGGAGGTGAATATGTCGGAGAACGTGAAGAGGGGGTACAAGCGGCAGGGTGACAGCGTAATCCCTGTGCCGGTCCCGCCGGGTGTCGATCCGCTGACCTACAGCCGAGTCCTGGCCCAGCTAGCTGATATGAATTCGGTTGAGGATTTTGTGGAGGCGTTGGCGGAGTCTGACCTCGGCCTCCTCGCGTATATCACCCGCGAGGTCCCGTTCAATGCCTACTCGAAGGCACGTATGATCGAGGCTGTTGGCGACCACTGGGAGGACGATCCGGACGCCGTGCGTTCGGCCCTCATCTCTGCCCTCAGCGATCAGTCCTCCCTGGTACAGGACAGGGCATTCAGAGGCCTCATCAGCTTTTATTACGACGGCGACCCTGAAGTGCGGAGCTTGATCGATGGGAAGCCGCTGGAGACCTACAACCCTGCCGTCCGTCCAACCGTTGAGGACCTTCTGTATCATGCCTGAATATGTGATGCGTATTATTAAATTCCCTACGCCATTTAGAGAGTCGAACCATCAAGAAGTTTACGACAACGAATTCCTTTTAAAAGGGACCGATCCCCTCACTGGGGATCGGCTTCCTGATTTAAGTGTGTCTGTCTACAAGGTTGATGCAATTGATAAATGCACCCTGGCAAAGGTGCTCCTTCAACACTCTGCCAATATTCCCTTGTCCTCTCCATCCAAGAACCTTACCTTGGTTAGGGTAACGGATTACATCGGTGGCAGAAGTCTTGTCCCGTCGCCGCTTGCGAGGACTCACTTCTGCTATATATCGGACGCTCATCACGAGATCAAAATGAGGGATAAGAATGATCTCGACATCTTCATTTCAAGCCTGATAACAAACTACGATTCTATAGAGTGCAGAGTGAACATCAAAGACATAGACATGTACCTCGGTGAAGTCATCGAAGCAAAAGACCTTGAATGGATGAAGATTGCGCGGCAGGGCAACTGCAATGGCCAGAAGCCACGCAAGCTGAATGGAGCTTGGATGAAAGAGCTTCCCAGCGGGAAGTCTCTCCGCCTTTTCAAGGATGATGCCTACTGCGGGGAGTTTCTAAAACAGTTGCCGGATGCGCCTGAGGCTATGGATGTTGAGGCGGACGCATCGTAATTGAACCAGATGAAAGTATAGGGGGAGGCTGAACGCCTCCCCCTTCCTTGCTACCACATTTTGTCCTGGACCGTCTCGACAACATGGCGGGATGAGTCAAGTTCCAGCACGTCGTCCCTCCATCGTGTGGTAGTTCACGCCCCGCCGGTACATCCACAGCGTCGAGCGATCCGGTCGCGTCCCGGTCCGCGCCTCCACCCAGTCCGCCATCTCGGCGTTGGTCATGTACCCCCGGGCGAGGACGCGGCGCAGTTCCTCCTCC from Deinococcus aetherius includes:
- a CDS encoding Panacea domain-containing protein — translated: MENVLNVAKYIIEHERQNKRPLTGMKLQKLLYYAQVYSVILRDEKLFDADFYAWKNGCVAPVVEELHHGYFHIPASFPGESAALQPDSTRVLRLTLRDQARLTAEELSDRNHKELPWHVAYEQAKQLGMVHPNSWKTEMEVNMSENVKRGYKRQGDSVIPVPVPPGVDPLTYSRVLAQLADMNSVEDFVEALAESDLGLLAYITREVPFNAYSKARMIEAVGDHWEDDPDAVRSALISALSDQSSLVQDRAFRGLISFYYDGDPEVRSLIDGKPLETYNPAVRPTVEDLLYHA